A window from Montipora capricornis isolate CH-2021 chromosome 7, ASM3666992v2, whole genome shotgun sequence encodes these proteins:
- the LOC138056225 gene encoding uncharacterized protein has protein sequence MVHEDEEWTLIVRAKVLGVKSNMAASSSQIFCSNCGAEAALRANFCTRCGQGFASTSSGQSGIPEDVKALVTQLSGDVHPLPGPLHNSASEDTDKCSVCSKTLASNHRAICCDSCDSWCHIKCGNVIPSLYKQLQALINFDWSCPTCLHGNLNINNNTTTSTRSNAPSAVTGDRHKVKCMVANGRSLKNKILDFQTSVYAGDFDIVAITETWLNDSILDHVLLPTGYTIYRKDRDGRMGGGVLLAIRNNIKTFSRYDLETKCELLWNEIHTIHGQKILIGVYYRPPNTNIEYLQLMDDSLIKVRSLCNFDKIFLLGDFNLPNFDWVNQIPLSTEAIYIKAYEMLNDSFLTQVNGYPTRNGNILDLVLSSTPDLITDLRVQEDLMDSDHSCVIFNV, from the exons GGTTCTTGGGGTTAAATCCAACATGGCTGCGTCGAGTTCTCAAATTTTTTGCTCAAATTGTGGGGCTGAAGCTGCTCTAAGAGCAAACTTTTGTACCAGATGTGGTCAAG GATTTGCTTCAACCTCCTCAGGTCAGTCAGGAATACCAGAGGATGTAAAAG CTCTAGTAACCCAGCTTAGCGGTGATGTTCATCCTCTCCCAGGGCCTCTCCACAATTCTGCGAGCGAAGACACAGACAAATGTTCAGTTTGTTCTAAAACCTTAGCTTCAAACCATCGAGCGATATGTTGCGATTCCTGTGACTCTTGGTGTCATATTAAATGTGGAAACGTAATACCTAGCCTCTACAAGCAGCTTCAGGCACTCATAAACTTTGATTGGAGCTGCCCTACCTGTTTACATGGAAACCTGAACATAAATAACAACACTACTACTTCTACAAGATCTAACGCTCCTTCAGCAGTAACGGGAGATAGGCACAAAGTGAAATGTATGGTTGCAAATGGCCGTTCTTTAAAAAACAAGATACTTGATTTTCAAACTTCTGTTTACGCTGGAGATTTCGACATTGTGGCCATTACTGAGACCTGGTTGAACGACTCAATACTGGATCACGTATTACTCCCTACTGGTTATACAATCTACAGAAAAGACAGAGATGGTCGTATGGGAGGAGGTGTCTTGCTGGCTATTAGAAATAACATCAAAACTTTCAGTAGGTACGACCTTGAAACTAAATGCGAATTACTCTGGAACGAAATACATACCATCCATGGTCAAAAGATACTTATTGGAGTTTATTATCGTCCTCCCAATACAAACATAGAATACCTCCAACTTATGGATGATTCATTAATCAAAGTTCGAAGCTTGTGCAACTTTGACAAGATATTTCTACTTGGTGACTTTAATTTACCTAACTTTGACTGGGTCAATCAAATTCCACTCTCAACCGAAGCCATCTATATCAAAGCGTACGAAATGTTAAATGACTCGTTTCTCACGCAAGTTAACGGTTATCCAACGAGAAATGGAAATATCCTGGATCTAGTCTTGAGTTCCACACCTGATTTAATCACTGACCTTCGAGTCCAGGAAGACTTAATGGATTCTGATCACTCTTGTGTAATCTTCAACGTTTAG